The following are from one region of the Paenibacillus antri genome:
- a CDS encoding SDR family NAD(P)-dependent oxidoreductase, with amino-acid sequence MNIDLSGKTALITGATGQLGRVMARTLANCGADIVIHYHSNEEKAAQLKQEIEALGRSAFAVQADITDFASVLRMKDAIANRVDIVVANAVVQYQWTTVLEQPLEDYASQFDSCVLQSVHLAKAFVPGMIANKYGRMIGINTECAMQNFPGQSAYVAGKRGMDGIYRVLAKEVGEHRITVNQVAPGWTISDRDRENRTERNESYEKGVPLRRRGTDQEIANAVAFLASDLASFITGAYVPVNGGNVMPTI; translated from the coding sequence ATGAACATCGATTTATCCGGGAAGACCGCTCTGATCACGGGAGCGACGGGTCAGCTTGGGAGGGTGATGGCTCGAACGTTGGCGAACTGCGGGGCCGATATCGTCATTCACTACCATAGCAACGAAGAGAAAGCCGCGCAGCTGAAGCAAGAAATCGAAGCATTGGGCAGATCCGCGTTCGCGGTTCAAGCCGATATCACCGATTTCGCTTCCGTGCTCCGAATGAAAGACGCGATAGCGAATCGCGTCGACATCGTCGTTGCCAACGCCGTCGTCCAGTATCAATGGACGACCGTTCTGGAACAACCGTTGGAGGATTACGCGAGCCAATTCGATTCGTGCGTCCTGCAGAGCGTTCATTTGGCGAAAGCGTTCGTTCCGGGGATGATTGCGAACAAATACGGCCGCATGATCGGCATCAACACGGAGTGCGCGATGCAGAACTTCCCGGGGCAATCCGCTTATGTGGCCGGGAAACGGGGAATGGACGGGATTTACCGGGTGTTGGCGAAAGAAGTCGGCGAGCACCGAATAACCGTGAACCAGGTGGCGCCGGGCTGGACGATCAGCGACCGGGACCGAGAGAATCGCACGGAGCGCAACGAATCGTACGAGAAGGGCGTTCCGTTACGAAGACGCGGAACCGATCAGGAAATCGCGAATGCGGTGGCGTTCTTGGCATCCGATCTAGCTAGCTTTATTACAGGGGCTTATGTTCCGGTGAACGGCGGCAACGTGATGCCGACGATCTGA
- a CDS encoding S-layer homology domain-containing protein: MSFRTIRKNLAALIVAGMLAGSTVPAGSAAGASRDPDESIPAWAEREIHALLAEGVLTGYEDGTIRPEQPIARAEFAAMLNRMIPQSEGARAGHPSPYRDVREQWFAGDVARGTARGILTGYEDGTFRPLAPVTRFEAASMLNRWLSLPGSGSVAFADRADIPSWAAEAVSALAEHGILLGYEDVNYRGDRQVTRAEAAVILHRIREREPAKQELTVRVIDPGGAPLAGAEVSVHAKGKRFPMEWGVTNEEGEWTAAVRSGAYDIAVQHEDGWAAYRSAQVEKRPANVDVKAEKAAVFTGTIVHEDGSAYAGAWLSITTNPTFLGSSKQDGSFAVYVLPERTYRLSVLSGLDGAPSFPGQVPAGLSLFDDDAANVPCDGCEVDLLERPLAAPNAGSKVDLGKLIATDLNREAVRAGGGGAGGSVGGGGSGGVGGSEDRTPPSVPTGLEATAYADRIELRWNAVTDRDAARYNVYRSSGPEAAWQLAKGGIVGTTYTATGLTEGTEYRFAVSAVDAAGNESSRSASVSATPGGAANPGAPNPLRIAPTFAEEHSVRQSVYGEGGTLETTDARGIVYRLTIPTGALEDDAEIAMTPILPDGDFPMSGGMTAGVRLQPDGLFLSKPAVLTISLPRAVSQADGQSLTGFAFEGVGEETTLYPIAASGGDITIRVFHFSGYGAGMATEADANAIVDHTPSAPQSRIANAIAEAIRSEAGGDSLATLFEQLFIAEVAPALDAAIANPDTLPTALQAYFFWGHWASLMGLEELVGEKASSAAAKVEQALAAALELASVRCYVEKDPSQVLGMLQLARLATLLGIELDSRLNSYIALCLTFKVDFVAETGATASGSYPYSTPGQFDIMTMNARFEGTGKFSIDMTDREAGSAVTMTVPSFAHSGKYYDWTGEFPNYELIGPMAVEHGIQQPLENGIVFVDYDANYIAAPFDPSRLKASVEFQVAFTAPDVGGGAKLGDRGGVNGISSWKTYSVRVNGFSPGTGDAYAVANRTVALPVGSANLFFNANAATTISGTETQHWRIRLYHEPIDPEG; encoded by the coding sequence GTGAGTTTTCGGACTATCAGAAAGAACCTTGCGGCGCTGATCGTCGCGGGAATGCTCGCCGGTTCGACCGTGCCTGCCGGCTCGGCGGCGGGCGCTTCCAGGGATCCCGACGAATCGATCCCGGCTTGGGCCGAGAGGGAGATTCATGCGTTGTTGGCCGAGGGCGTGTTGACGGGGTACGAGGACGGAACGATCCGACCGGAGCAGCCGATCGCAAGGGCGGAATTCGCTGCGATGCTGAACCGAATGATACCGCAAAGCGAGGGCGCGAGGGCCGGCCATCCGTCGCCGTATCGGGACGTCCGCGAACAATGGTTCGCGGGCGACGTCGCGCGCGGGACGGCGAGGGGCATCTTAACCGGATACGAGGACGGGACGTTCCGCCCGCTGGCGCCGGTAACGAGATTCGAAGCGGCTTCGATGCTGAACCGTTGGCTCTCGCTGCCGGGAAGCGGCAGCGTTGCTTTCGCGGATCGCGCCGATATTCCGAGTTGGGCGGCGGAAGCCGTAAGCGCATTAGCAGAGCATGGAATCCTGCTAGGTTACGAAGACGTGAACTATCGCGGGGACCGACAAGTCACCCGCGCGGAAGCGGCGGTTATACTGCATCGCATTCGCGAGAGGGAGCCCGCGAAACAAGAGCTGACCGTGCGCGTCATCGATCCGGGCGGAGCGCCGCTTGCGGGCGCTGAGGTATCCGTGCATGCCAAGGGCAAGCGATTCCCGATGGAATGGGGCGTAACGAACGAGGAAGGGGAATGGACCGCAGCCGTTCGGAGCGGAGCGTACGACATCGCCGTGCAGCACGAGGACGGATGGGCCGCGTATCGTAGCGCACAGGTCGAGAAGCGGCCGGCGAACGTCGACGTCAAGGCGGAGAAGGCCGCGGTCTTTACGGGAACGATCGTTCACGAGGACGGCTCGGCTTATGCGGGGGCATGGCTTTCGATAACGACGAACCCGACGTTCCTTGGTAGCTCGAAACAGGACGGCAGCTTCGCCGTCTATGTCCTCCCGGAGCGAACGTACCGCCTGTCGGTCTTGAGCGGACTCGATGGGGCCCCCTCTTTTCCGGGGCAGGTGCCGGCCGGGCTTTCCCTATTCGACGACGACGCGGCGAACGTTCCTTGCGACGGCTGCGAAGTCGATCTGTTGGAGCGGCCGCTCGCGGCGCCGAACGCCGGAAGCAAGGTCGATCTCGGCAAGCTGATCGCTACGGACCTCAACCGGGAGGCGGTTCGAGCCGGGGGCGGAGGCGCAGGCGGGAGCGTCGGAGGAGGCGGGAGCGGCGGCGTAGGCGGATCCGAGGACCGCACGCCGCCTTCCGTTCCGACCGGGCTCGAGGCGACGGCATACGCGGATCGGATCGAGCTGCGTTGGAACGCGGTAACGGATCGCGACGCAGCGAGGTATAACGTGTATCGTTCTTCGGGTCCGGAGGCGGCCTGGCAGCTTGCGAAAGGCGGCATCGTCGGAACGACTTACACCGCAACAGGATTGACGGAAGGAACGGAGTATCGATTCGCCGTGTCCGCCGTCGACGCGGCCGGCAACGAATCGTCCCGTTCGGCATCCGTCTCGGCAACGCCGGGAGGCGCGGCGAATCCCGGTGCGCCGAATCCATTGCGCATCGCCCCGACGTTCGCCGAAGAACATTCCGTTCGCCAGAGCGTATACGGCGAAGGCGGAACGTTGGAAACGACGGACGCCCGCGGGATCGTATATCGATTGACGATACCTACGGGAGCGTTGGAAGACGACGCGGAGATCGCGATGACTCCGATCTTGCCCGACGGCGACTTCCCGATGAGCGGCGGCATGACGGCCGGCGTTCGACTGCAGCCTGACGGCCTATTTTTAAGCAAGCCGGCCGTATTGACGATCTCGCTTCCCCGCGCGGTGTCGCAGGCGGACGGGCAGTCGTTAACCGGATTCGCTTTCGAAGGCGTCGGCGAGGAAACCACTTTATACCCCATTGCCGCTAGCGGCGGCGACATTACGATCCGCGTATTTCACTTCAGCGGTTACGGAGCCGGCATGGCGACGGAAGCCGACGCGAACGCGATCGTCGATCATACGCCTTCGGCCCCGCAATCCCGCATCGCCAACGCGATCGCCGAAGCGATCCGGAGCGAAGCCGGGGGGGATTCGTTGGCGACGCTGTTCGAGCAGCTGTTTATCGCGGAAGTCGCGCCGGCGCTCGACGCCGCGATCGCGAATCCGGACACGCTGCCGACCGCGCTGCAAGCTTATTTTTTCTGGGGGCATTGGGCTTCGTTAATGGGATTGGAGGAATTGGTCGGGGAGAAAGCGAGTTCGGCGGCTGCGAAAGTGGAGCAAGCGCTCGCCGCTGCGTTAGAACTGGCGAGTGTCCGATGCTACGTGGAGAAAGATCCGTCTCAAGTACTCGGAATGCTCCAGCTCGCTCGACTTGCGACCTTATTAGGTATTGAGCTGGATAGCCGTTTGAATTCCTACATCGCATTGTGTTTGACGTTCAAGGTCGATTTCGTCGCGGAAACCGGAGCGACCGCAAGCGGATCGTATCCGTACTCGACTCCCGGTCAGTTCGATATCATGACGATGAATGCGCGATTCGAAGGAACCGGCAAGTTCTCTATCGATATGACGGATCGGGAAGCTGGGAGCGCGGTAACCATGACCGTTCCCTCGTTCGCTCACAGCGGCAAATACTACGATTGGACCGGGGAGTTTCCCAATTACGAGTTAATCGGTCCTATGGCGGTAGAGCATGGGATCCAGCAACCGTTGGAAAACGGGATCGTCTTCGTCGACTACGATGCGAACTATATCGCCGCTCCGTTCGACCCGTCCAGACTGAAAGCCTCGGTCGAATTCCAGGTCGCCTTTACGGCTCCGGATGTCGGCGGCGGCGCGAAGCTTGGCGATCGAGGCGGAGTGAACGGGATTTCCAGTTGGAAAACGTATTCCGTCCGGGTGAACGGCTTCTCGCCGGGTACGGGGGACGCGTATGCCGTAGCGAACCGAACCGTCGCGCTGCCGGTCGGATCCGCGAACCTATTCTTTAACGCGAATGCGGCCACGACGATTTCGGGAACGGAAACGCAGCATTGGCGTATTCGCCTTTACCATGAGCCTATTGACCCTGAAGGCTAA
- a CDS encoding methyl-accepting chemotaxis protein has protein sequence MFLRWSVQKKLIACFSFVLLLMCILGSVAVNRMNAMKQNTETITTEWMPGVEAVNRMTYLMEHVVTLTFRHIHAEDESQQDYVAGEIQSTYASIDELFVSYEAMADDPEERESFEKLKQYWAIFKTDNQSILENSAKGAEYNTLARKTLIEKLTQFITLQSYLDQLVVYNHNGAIHSERDAADAFETALRFTIGMIVISVILASVLAFVITRMLSAPLKKVTSAIARVAKGDLAVEPLAIANKDEIGDLAAATNEMVQRLRELVSHVAKTAHQVAASSAELSSNAETTATMVTQAVGVVQTMAESALTQHRGAEDSSRAMEEMSRGIQRIAGATTDAADASSRTDNMVKKGDVLVRDAVAHMDAIHAAVGSMAAEIRKMETCSAEIQQFIGVISGIAQQTNLLSLNASIEAARAGEHGLGFAVVATEVKKLSAQSEAAAMQVSELVNEIQRITLAAAGAMENGVSQVETGMSSVHETGRTFAEIALAVNHVDEQIQEISAIAEQLSAGSQEVAATAISAAELAQHTSSLAQVLASGTDEQSAAIEEVSASAIILSEAAKELEALVRRFTL, from the coding sequence ATGTTTCTGCGTTGGTCCGTACAAAAAAAGCTGATCGCTTGTTTCTCCTTTGTCTTGCTCCTGATGTGCATCCTCGGGTCGGTTGCGGTGAACCGTATGAATGCGATGAAGCAAAATACCGAAACGATTACGACGGAATGGATGCCCGGCGTCGAGGCCGTGAACCGAATGACCTACTTGATGGAGCATGTCGTTACGCTTACGTTCCGGCACATTCACGCCGAGGATGAAAGCCAACAAGATTACGTAGCGGGCGAAATTCAATCGACCTACGCTTCGATCGACGAGCTCTTCGTCTCCTACGAAGCGATGGCCGATGATCCGGAGGAACGCGAAAGCTTCGAGAAGCTGAAGCAATATTGGGCTATTTTCAAAACCGATAATCAATCGATATTAGAAAACAGCGCGAAAGGCGCCGAATACAATACGTTGGCTAGGAAGACGTTAATCGAAAAGCTGACGCAATTCATTACGCTTCAATCCTATCTGGACCAATTGGTCGTGTATAACCATAACGGGGCGATTCATTCCGAGCGCGACGCGGCGGACGCCTTCGAAACGGCGTTACGTTTCACGATAGGGATGATCGTCATTTCCGTTATTCTCGCGAGCGTACTTGCGTTCGTTATTACTCGTATGCTTTCGGCCCCGTTGAAAAAGGTAACGAGCGCCATCGCTCGAGTAGCGAAAGGCGACCTCGCCGTCGAGCCGCTCGCGATCGCCAACAAAGACGAAATCGGCGATCTGGCTGCCGCGACGAACGAGATGGTTCAACGATTGCGCGAGCTCGTCAGTCATGTCGCCAAGACCGCGCACCAAGTCGCCGCCTCGTCGGCGGAGCTCTCCTCGAATGCCGAAACGACGGCAACCATGGTGACCCAAGCCGTGGGTGTCGTGCAAACGATGGCGGAGAGCGCGCTCACGCAACATCGAGGAGCGGAAGACAGTTCCAGAGCGATGGAGGAAATGAGCCGCGGCATTCAACGGATCGCGGGGGCTACGACGGATGCGGCGGACGCTTCGAGTCGAACGGACAACATGGTAAAGAAGGGGGATGTCCTCGTGCGGGACGCCGTCGCCCATATGGACGCCATCCATGCGGCGGTCGGCAGCATGGCGGCGGAAATTCGGAAAATGGAAACCTGCTCGGCTGAAATCCAACAATTCATCGGCGTCATCTCCGGGATCGCCCAACAGACGAATTTGTTGTCGTTGAACGCGTCGATCGAAGCTGCGCGGGCAGGGGAACACGGGCTCGGATTTGCGGTCGTCGCGACGGAGGTCAAGAAGTTATCGGCGCAATCGGAGGCCGCGGCTATGCAGGTCTCCGAGCTTGTGAACGAAATCCAGAGAATTACGCTCGCCGCGGCGGGAGCGATGGAGAACGGCGTGTCGCAAGTAGAGACCGGCATGAGCTCCGTCCATGAGACCGGGCGCACGTTCGCCGAGATCGCGCTTGCCGTAAATCATGTGGATGAGCAAATTCAAGAGATTTCGGCCATCGCCGAACAGTTGTCCGCCGGGTCTCAGGAAGTCGCGGCGACGGCGATTTCGGCGGCGGAGCTGGCGCAGCATACTTCTTCCTTAGCCCAAGTATTGGCGAGCGGAACCGACGAGCAAAGCGCCGCCATCGAGGAGGTATCCGCTTCGGCGATCATCTTATCGGAGGCGGCCAAGGAATTGGAGGCGCTGGTCCGCCGGTTTACTTTGTAA
- a CDS encoding glutathione peroxidase, translating to MSVHAFEAVNAEGQDIRLEQYKGRVLLIVNTASQCGLTPQYEGLQQLFQTYADEGFAVLGFPCNQFGGQEPGTDEEIKDFCTLNYRVTFPMFRKVEVNGPEAHPLFRYLREQAPEDADADPNSGLYGHLRAKFPELLEGSNIRWNFTKFLIDREGNVVKRYSPTTGAGAIETDVRTLLSKTTS from the coding sequence ATGTCGGTACACGCATTCGAAGCAGTAAACGCCGAAGGGCAAGACATCCGGCTCGAACAGTACAAAGGCCGCGTTCTGTTAATCGTAAACACGGCAAGCCAATGCGGCCTGACCCCTCAATACGAAGGACTTCAACAGCTGTTCCAAACCTATGCCGACGAAGGGTTCGCGGTATTAGGCTTCCCCTGCAATCAATTCGGAGGCCAGGAACCGGGAACCGACGAAGAAATTAAAGACTTCTGTACATTGAATTACCGAGTAACGTTTCCGATGTTTCGCAAAGTCGAGGTGAACGGACCCGAGGCGCATCCCTTGTTTCGATACTTGCGGGAGCAGGCGCCGGAGGATGCGGACGCGGATCCGAACAGCGGGCTATACGGGCACCTTCGCGCGAAATTCCCTGAGCTTCTGGAGGGATCGAACATTCGATGGAACTTTACGAAATTCCTGATCGATCGGGAAGGCAACGTTGTCAAACGGTATTCGCCAACGACGGGCGCCGGCGCGATCGAAACGGATGTTCGAACGTTGCTATCGAAGACAACGTCATAA
- a CDS encoding eCIS core domain-containing protein gives MHTFTSISRKQSTKPVQDSGSRARQRLFAERAVPHASSLVAQLQKSIGNRSVVQLLQTRAQRTAPVQRKSNRTGMPDALKDGIESLSGSSLDDVKVHYNSSKPEQLQALAYAQGSEIHVGPGQEAHLPHEAWHVVQQRQGRVRPTLSANGVPVNDDAHLEHEADVMGAKALQQGGQLQMKASNREPSEAAGAGGQVGTVQKVAVALFDGLDKDKPSTYDVGGGHSYADHGAHTTEEQQRERLKSGTAPSGRVSKVPTGKAASKFASDDKHKAAFSAAYSQLVAKNAPKKNLVGMGGTLSVPGAGIGYLRDGTSVNCDKVQLDIQPTGDKLRINTMFPVN, from the coding sequence GTGCATACCTTTACTTCCATCTCAAGAAAACAATCGACCAAACCTGTTCAAGATTCCGGTTCCCGCGCACGGCAGCGCCTGTTTGCGGAGCGGGCGGTCCCGCACGCGTCTTCGCTGGTCGCGCAATTGCAGAAATCGATCGGAAACCGCTCGGTCGTACAGCTGCTGCAAACGCGGGCGCAACGCACCGCGCCGGTTCAAAGGAAGAGCAACCGTACCGGAATGCCGGACGCGCTGAAAGACGGGATCGAGAGCCTATCCGGCAGCTCGCTCGATGACGTTAAGGTACACTATAACTCTTCTAAGCCGGAGCAGCTGCAGGCATTAGCTTATGCGCAAGGCAGCGAGATTCATGTCGGTCCCGGACAAGAAGCGCACCTGCCTCACGAAGCCTGGCACGTCGTCCAGCAGCGGCAAGGAAGAGTAAGGCCGACGCTCTCCGCGAACGGCGTACCCGTGAACGACGATGCGCATCTCGAGCATGAAGCGGATGTCATGGGGGCGAAAGCGCTGCAGCAAGGCGGTCAGCTGCAGATGAAAGCGTCGAACCGGGAACCGTCGGAGGCGGCCGGCGCCGGAGGCCAAGTCGGAACGGTGCAGAAGGTGGCCGTCGCGCTCTTCGACGGGTTGGATAAGGACAAACCGAGTACGTATGACGTAGGCGGCGGGCATTCTTATGCCGATCATGGCGCCCATACGACGGAAGAACAGCAACGGGAACGACTGAAGAGCGGCACCGCCCCTTCCGGGCGCGTAAGCAAAGTGCCGACGGGCAAGGCGGCCAGCAAATTCGCTTCGGACGACAAGCACAAAGCGGCTTTCTCTGCGGCCTACAGTCAACTGGTCGCAAAGAATGCGCCTAAGAAAAATCTGGTCGGCATGGGCGGCACTCTCAGCGTTCCCGGAGCGGGGATCGGTTATCTTCGGGACGGCACGTCGGTCAATTGCGACAAGGTGCAGTTGGACATTCAGCCCACGGGAGACAAACTAAGAATCAATACGATGTTCCCGGTAAACTAG
- a CDS encoding PucR family transcriptional regulator ligand-binding domain-containing protein: MRMTVEQALSIYPLSEGKLVAGAAGKHRIVRSINVMDAPDISDWIKEGEMVFTTAYLIKDQPMAASQLLRKLNERGSSGLGVKLGRFWSSIPESLVEEADALGFPIIELPYEFTFSDQMIALFRAEIKRSTEALRSVMEKQRRLMRFALRSDPIVQLFDAVAEMIDCKIAVLNARGKIVFNNSPIPDWELSPDATECRVQRKDWQAYRAPIAGRNRTAGCVFFFVEDPSRMAAEEGLYMQAAELLGFHMDANFQDFYELIGISDRSSSAACGKECRSKSWRIAPARSVSECSKARSDAR; the protein is encoded by the coding sequence ATGCGAATGACGGTGGAGCAGGCGCTGTCGATCTACCCCCTCTCCGAAGGGAAGCTTGTGGCCGGCGCGGCAGGGAAGCATCGCATCGTGCGGTCGATCAACGTCATGGATGCGCCCGATATTTCCGATTGGATCAAGGAAGGGGAGATGGTGTTCACGACCGCTTATCTGATCAAGGATCAACCGATGGCCGCTTCGCAGCTGCTGCGCAAGTTGAACGAGAGGGGGTCGTCGGGCCTCGGCGTCAAGTTGGGGCGATTCTGGAGTTCTATTCCGGAGAGTCTCGTCGAGGAGGCCGATGCGTTAGGCTTTCCGATCATCGAACTTCCGTACGAATTTACGTTCTCCGATCAAATGATCGCCTTATTCCGAGCGGAAATCAAGCGTAGTACGGAGGCGCTCCGAAGCGTCATGGAAAAGCAACGGCGGTTGATGCGATTCGCATTGCGATCCGACCCGATCGTACAGTTGTTCGATGCGGTGGCCGAAATGATCGATTGCAAAATCGCCGTACTGAACGCGCGCGGGAAGATCGTCTTTAACAATAGTCCGATTCCGGATTGGGAGCTGAGTCCGGACGCGACGGAATGCCGCGTGCAGAGGAAAGACTGGCAAGCGTACCGCGCGCCGATCGCGGGGCGGAACCGAACGGCGGGCTGCGTCTTCTTCTTCGTCGAGGATCCGAGCAGGATGGCGGCGGAAGAGGGGTTATACATGCAGGCTGCGGAGCTCCTCGGCTTCCATATGGACGCGAACTTTCAGGACTTCTACGAACTCATCGGGATTTCGGATCGCTCGTCAAGCGCTGCTTGCGGCAAGGAATGCCGGTCGAAGAGTTGGCGGATTGCGCCCGCAAGGTCGGTATCGGAGTGTTCGAAGGCGCGTTCCGATGCGCGTTAA
- a CDS encoding PucR family transcriptional regulator: MFEGAFRCALTDVPAEDGETRQAKLQLLKQEYLGRPALVELQGVHVLMEEGLLSVFPDDGLPSTALAELIAGSLIGLGTEDRDGPKAAVSSRKQKIGQLREAFEEAKETLRTAMRWGVREQVVGYRTVELTFLFERVPKERMETYTNAILGELLAKEPEYAQEMLKTLEAYIECDGQMNETAKRLFIHRNTATYRIEKLSELLEIDLKKMNDLLRLKLVFLFRKMLHSDGERKGGRQGVV; the protein is encoded by the coding sequence GTGTTCGAAGGCGCGTTCCGATGCGCGTTAACCGATGTGCCGGCCGAGGATGGCGAGACGAGGCAGGCGAAGCTTCAACTGCTGAAGCAGGAATACCTCGGACGCCCCGCGCTCGTAGAGCTGCAAGGCGTGCATGTCCTAATGGAGGAAGGGTTGTTATCGGTGTTTCCGGACGATGGTTTGCCGTCGACCGCACTCGCGGAACTGATTGCGGGCAGCTTGATCGGCTTGGGGACGGAGGATCGCGATGGCCCGAAAGCGGCCGTCAGCTCAAGGAAACAAAAGATCGGCCAACTCCGGGAAGCGTTCGAGGAGGCGAAGGAAACGCTTCGGACCGCGATGCGTTGGGGCGTCCGGGAGCAGGTGGTCGGGTACCGGACGGTGGAGCTAACGTTCCTGTTCGAGCGAGTGCCGAAAGAACGTATGGAGACATATACGAATGCGATTTTAGGCGAGTTGTTGGCCAAAGAGCCGGAGTACGCTCAAGAGATGCTTAAGACGCTAGAAGCTTATATCGAGTGCGACGGCCAAATGAACGAAACGGCGAAACGGTTATTCATTCACCGAAACACGGCGACGTACCGGATCGAGAAATTGAGCGAGCTGCTTGAGATCGATTTGAAAAAAATGAACGATCTGCTGCGGCTGAAGCTGGTATTTTTGTTCCGAAAGATGCTTCATAGCGACGGGGAACGCAAAGGCGGGCGGCAAGGGGTTGTCTGA
- a CDS encoding XdhC family protein produces MDPERLLSFVGGWNGVAVLATIVETKGHAYRKSGAAMLFYGEGGAGRLGSISPGCLEGDLELRAESVWRSGKPEVAEYDMLRQDDLGFGEAVGCGGKITVLLEPVRGAFRSLLLEADKYVKQGETVTLLRGRGEERPRYELIRGLAVTEDPNAFAVAFAPRPRLVLFGAGLDVVPIASVAERIGFRIAVIDWRKNAAVASRFPHAELVVGTPEEAAARLAVDERDYVVVCSHSFRRDRSFIRAMLGAKPRYLGVVGSAARIRSLFGDEEPPAFVRAPAGLPIGADGPEEIAVAIAAEIIQARRAGESAPRKGVTGNEGGRDLFSGGTEQANGASEAFPGAFLR; encoded by the coding sequence ATGGATCCGGAGCGGCTGTTATCGTTCGTCGGCGGATGGAACGGCGTAGCGGTGCTTGCGACGATCGTCGAAACGAAAGGGCATGCCTACCGCAAGAGCGGGGCTGCGATGCTGTTTTATGGCGAAGGGGGCGCCGGGCGGCTCGGGTCGATTAGCCCGGGGTGCCTGGAGGGCGACCTCGAGCTGCGCGCAGAAAGCGTCTGGAGGTCCGGGAAACCGGAGGTCGCGGAATACGATATGCTCCGCCAGGATGATTTGGGCTTCGGCGAAGCGGTAGGGTGCGGAGGGAAGATCACGGTACTATTGGAGCCTGTGCGCGGGGCATTCCGCAGCTTACTGCTCGAAGCGGACAAATATGTAAAGCAGGGCGAGACGGTGACGTTGCTGCGCGGAAGAGGCGAGGAGCGTCCGCGATACGAGTTGATTCGGGGGCTGGCCGTAACCGAAGATCCGAACGCGTTCGCCGTCGCCTTCGCGCCTCGACCTCGTCTCGTACTGTTCGGGGCGGGACTAGACGTCGTTCCGATCGCCTCGGTCGCAGAGCGGATCGGCTTCCGCATTGCGGTGATCGATTGGAGGAAAAACGCGGCCGTCGCATCCCGGTTCCCCCATGCGGAGCTCGTGGTCGGGACGCCGGAGGAAGCTGCGGCCCGGCTCGCGGTCGACGAGCGGGATTATGTCGTCGTATGCAGCCATTCCTTCCGCAGGGACCGCAGCTTCATCCGTGCGATGCTCGGCGCGAAGCCTCGTTATTTGGGCGTCGTCGGGTCGGCCGCAAGAATCCGGTCGCTCTTCGGCGACGAGGAACCGCCGGCTTTCGTTCGAGCGCCGGCCGGCTTGCCGATCGGGGCGGACGGCCCCGAGGAAATCGCCGTCGCGATCGCGGCGGAAATAATTCAGGCGCGAAGAGCCGGCGAATCAGCCCCGCGGAAGGGAGTGACGGGAAATGAAGGTGGCAGGGATTTATTTAGCGGCGGGACAGAGCAAGCGAATGGGGCGTCCGAAGCTTTCCCTGGAGCTTTCCTCAGGTAA
- a CDS encoding nucleotidyltransferase family protein: protein MKVAGIYLAAGQSKRMGRPKLSLELSSGKRLGGAALLQLANCGLDPLVVVVRADDALDWLPEPPMGMSGWRTESCFTSTLGLSFSLRCGLNAVLPQNPDAVLVALADQPFIRASEVRRLVAALEREPGLHYAASGNRGEAMPPSLFSKAAFPALEQLDGDRGAKRIFDSPEFKGVVLEMRDPDYFLDTDTEADFLKTQSRWAEIDI, encoded by the coding sequence ATGAAGGTGGCAGGGATTTATTTAGCGGCGGGACAGAGCAAGCGAATGGGGCGTCCGAAGCTTTCCCTGGAGCTTTCCTCAGGTAAGCGATTGGGCGGTGCGGCGCTGCTGCAGCTTGCGAATTGCGGGCTCGATCCGCTCGTCGTCGTCGTCCGAGCCGACGATGCGCTCGACTGGCTTCCGGAACCCCCGATGGGCATGTCCGGTTGGAGGACGGAAAGCTGCTTTACTTCGACCCTCGGGCTATCGTTTTCGCTTCGGTGCGGCTTGAACGCCGTCCTGCCCCAAAACCCGGACGCGGTGTTGGTAGCATTGGCGGATCAACCGTTCATCCGAGCGTCGGAGGTGCGGCGTCTCGTGGCTGCGTTGGAACGGGAGCCTGGGCTTCATTACGCGGCTAGCGGCAACCGAGGCGAAGCGATGCCGCCGTCGCTGTTTTCCAAGGCGGCGTTCCCGGCGCTCGAACAACTGGACGGGGATCGAGGAGCGAAGCGGATCTTCGATTCGCCAGAGTTCAAGGGCGTGGTTCTAGAAATGAGGGATCCGGACTATTTCTTGGACACGGACACGGAGGCGGATTTTCTGAAGACCCAAAGTCGATGGGCGGAAATAGATATATAA